A genomic segment from Vicinamibacterales bacterium encodes:
- a CDS encoding sodium:alanine symporter family protein — protein MQSLEALLAQASDLVWGPPLLILLFGTHLFLTVRLRFIQRYLPLAIRLSVARDTDGAGDVSQFGALTTALAATIGTGNIVGVATAVAAGGPGAVLWMWLTGVFGVATKYGEAVLAVKYRVRAADGSMAGGPMYALERGLGSKFLGKVFALLTAVAAFGIGCMTQANSISTMAHATFGVPTWATGALLVVLTAVVVLGGIKSIAGVCERLVPLMAAFYVLGCLALILIHLDRVPATIGLIVSSAFSGHAAVGGFLGAGVMQAMRFGIARGLFSNESGLGSAPIVAAAAQTRNPIRQALVSSTGTFWDTVVVCALTGIVVVNSGGWSEGLVGAQITQKAFSDLPLVGDWVLSIGMLTFGFSTILGWAYYGEVAAEYLFGRPINTYYRLVWVAAVFTGAVSTLQAVWSFSDVANGLMAVPNLVSLLALSGVIVKETSEYLWSGNIDKAA, from the coding sequence ATGCAGAGCCTCGAAGCCCTCCTGGCGCAGGCGAGCGACCTCGTCTGGGGCCCGCCGCTGCTCATCCTGCTGTTCGGCACGCACCTCTTCCTCACCGTCAGGCTCAGGTTCATCCAGCGCTACCTGCCGTTGGCCATCAGGCTGTCGGTGGCCCGCGACACGGACGGCGCCGGCGACGTCAGCCAGTTCGGCGCGCTGACGACGGCCCTCGCGGCCACGATCGGCACGGGCAACATCGTCGGCGTGGCCACGGCCGTGGCCGCCGGCGGCCCGGGCGCCGTGCTGTGGATGTGGCTCACGGGGGTGTTCGGCGTCGCCACCAAGTACGGCGAGGCCGTCCTGGCGGTGAAGTACCGGGTCCGAGCCGCCGACGGTTCGATGGCCGGGGGCCCGATGTACGCGCTGGAGCGCGGCCTGGGCAGCAAGTTCCTGGGGAAGGTGTTCGCGCTCCTCACCGCGGTGGCGGCGTTCGGCATCGGTTGCATGACGCAGGCCAACTCGATCTCGACCATGGCCCACGCCACCTTCGGCGTGCCCACGTGGGCCACCGGTGCGCTGCTGGTCGTCCTGACGGCGGTGGTGGTGCTGGGCGGCATCAAGTCGATCGCCGGCGTGTGCGAGCGACTGGTCCCGCTCATGGCCGCGTTCTACGTCCTCGGCTGCCTGGCGCTCATCCTGATCCATCTCGACCGCGTGCCTGCCACGATCGGCCTCATCGTCAGCTCCGCGTTCAGCGGACACGCGGCCGTCGGCGGCTTCCTTGGCGCGGGTGTGATGCAGGCCATGCGGTTCGGGATCGCGCGCGGCCTGTTCTCGAACGAATCGGGCCTCGGCAGCGCGCCGATCGTGGCCGCGGCCGCGCAGACGAGAAACCCCATCCGGCAGGCGCTGGTGTCGTCCACGGGCACCTTCTGGGACACCGTGGTCGTGTGCGCGCTGACCGGGATCGTGGTGGTGAACTCCGGCGGATGGTCGGAAGGCCTCGTCGGCGCCCAGATCACGCAGAAGGCGTTCAGCGACCTCCCGCTCGTGGGCGACTGGGTGCTCTCGATCGGCATGCTCACGTTCGGCTTCTCGACCATCCTCGGCTGGGCCTACTACGGGGAGGTGGCGGCGGAGTACCTCTTCGGCCGTCCGATCAACACCTACTACCGGCTCGTCTGGGTGGCGGCCGTGTTCACGGGCGCCGTCTCGACCCTGCAGGCGGTGTGGAGCTTCTCCGACGTGGCCAACGGCCTCATGGCCGTGCCCAACCTGGTCTCGCTGCTCGCCTTGAGCGGCGTCATCGTGAAGGAGACGTCCGAGTACCTCTGGTCGGGCAACATCGACAAGGCCGCCTGA
- a CDS encoding toll/interleukin-1 receptor domain-containing protein, producing the protein MAQIYVSYRRGDASAQASRLASDLADRFGADQVAMDVPMRRGYDGLADVVQAVHGARVVLVLIGPSWAALRDAHGGRLLDWGADQVRLEISSALEAGCRLVPVLVGGAEFPSAESLPDDIRDLVRWHALRLDDDRWRDDLARLLEVLARDGVTPQPGAVVFVSHASADRDWATSLASGLEARGQRCWIAPRDVPAGAAYARVIPQAIRASRAMVVIVSRRTGASEDVLIEITMAKKHGVRRIPVRIDDAPLDDGLDYMFSQSQWLDLRDAPPDAAVDAVLAVLSG; encoded by the coding sequence ATGGCCCAGATCTACGTGTCGTACCGCCGGGGCGACGCCTCGGCCCAGGCCTCGCGCCTCGCCTCCGATCTGGCCGATCGGTTCGGCGCCGACCAGGTGGCCATGGACGTGCCGATGCGTCGCGGGTACGACGGCCTGGCCGACGTGGTGCAGGCCGTGCACGGCGCCCGCGTGGTGCTCGTGCTGATCGGCCCGTCGTGGGCTGCGCTCCGGGACGCGCATGGCGGCCGCCTCCTCGACTGGGGAGCCGACCAGGTGCGCCTCGAGATCTCGTCGGCCCTCGAGGCGGGGTGCCGGCTGGTGCCCGTGCTCGTCGGCGGCGCGGAGTTCCCGTCCGCGGAGTCGCTGCCGGACGACATTCGCGACCTCGTGAGGTGGCACGCGCTCCGCCTCGACGACGATCGCTGGCGCGACGACCTGGCGCGCCTCCTGGAGGTGCTCGCCCGGGACGGCGTGACGCCCCAGCCAGGCGCCGTCGTGTTCGTCAGCCACGCGTCGGCGGACCGGGACTGGGCCACGTCGCTTGCGAGCGGGCTCGAGGCCCGCGGCCAGCGCTGCTGGATCGCCCCGCGCGACGTGCCGGCCGGCGCCGCCTACGCCCGCGTCATCCCGCAGGCGATTCGCGCCAGCCGGGCGATGGTCGTGATCGTGTCGCGGCGGACCGGCGCGTCGGAGGACGTCCTCATCGAGATCACGATGGCCAAGAAGCACGGCGTGCGCCGGATTCCCGTGCGCATCGACGACGCCCCGCTCGACGACGGCCTCGACTACATGTTCAGCCAGTCGCAGTGGCTCGACCTGCGGGACGCGCCGCCGGACGCCGCCGTCGACGCCGTGCTGGCGGTCCTGTCCGGCTAG
- a CDS encoding glycine/sarcosine/betaine reductase selenoprotein B family protein — protein sequence MYPSDLPFKYRFLLRTYRWRAAGDVPAAVLARPIAQARVALVTSAGLTVRGDRPFDISIGGGDWSFRTLPRDRGPGTLEMHHKSDAFDAGPLGVDPNVVFPLDRLRAMAEAGEIGDVAPRHLSFMGSITAPARLVAESAPAAAEVLAADGVEAALLVPV from the coding sequence ATGTACCCCTCGGATCTGCCCTTCAAGTACCGCTTCCTGCTGCGAACCTACCGCTGGCGGGCGGCGGGCGACGTCCCCGCGGCGGTCCTCGCCCGTCCTATCGCACAGGCGCGGGTGGCCCTCGTCACGAGCGCCGGCCTGACCGTGCGCGGCGATCGCCCCTTCGACATCTCGATAGGCGGGGGCGACTGGTCGTTTCGCACCCTGCCCCGCGACCGGGGGCCGGGCACGCTCGAGATGCACCACAAGAGCGACGCGTTCGATGCCGGACCGCTCGGCGTGGATCCGAACGTCGTGTTCCCACTCGATCGCCTGAGGGCGATGGCCGAGGCCGGCGAGATCGGGGACGTGGCGCCCCGGCACCTGTCCTTCATGGGATCGATCACGGCGCCCGCGCGCCTGGTCGCCGAGTCGGCGCCGGCGGCCGCCGAGGTGCTCGCCGCCGACGGCGTGGAGGCGGCGCTGCTCGTCCCCGTTTGA
- a CDS encoding protein kinase, which translates to MALSPGARLGPYEIVSALGAGGMGEVYRAHDARLGRDVAIKVLPAAFATDADRLRRFDQEARAAAALNHPNVLAVFDVHATGDAPYVVSELLEGENLREVLFRGPLPPRLAVPLAVQIARGLAAAHQKGIVHRDLKPANVFVTTDGRAKILDFGLARVADVRNADAVVTTLPAAPATNPGAVLGTVGYMSPEQARGEPADARSDIFALGVVCYEMLAGRRTFSGGSEIEVLSAILRDDPPQLPDDLVPAPLERIVRRCLEKQPAQRFQSASDVAFALESLSGAGAGTPSAAAIPAPAVVPRAWTPARVPLALGALLVGAIAGGLAMWALAPAPASGPVTYEAKTFDRLMVTNARFMPDGQTIVYSAATRGYAPELFMVNPTAEAPQRLGIADAHLLSVSSKGELALIVNASHEQQRLYSGTFARMSLGSAPRALRQDVREAAFGPDGESLAIVQVLGNGRDRLEYPIGTALHEASGYLSDPRVSPDGTRVAFVAHPWLYDDRGTVMVVPRGGTATALTGELWSVEGLAWSPDGSRVVFSGNQSGGSLMEPMTVPADGGAPPRTVLGVPGRLIVHDIAPDGRWLAVREDLTFGVRARVPGSDEERELSWLGSSGARSLSADGRTLLMVDVGPRGGRDYGVVLRATDGASDGVRLGTGSAQRLSPDGAWAAAVIADPAEIVLYPTGPGDAIRLGRDRFATIDSVDWFPDARRLLVCGSVPGQAPRCFTQALDGSAPTPVTDEGVTASLAPDGATAILTAADGTTSVSTLGGTDARPIAALTRADRVVGWTRDCRAVFVQRGSAVPAAVERVELATGARTQVAALHPEGLGTLASLLVADWVDDGRWYAYNYTMVPSVLFVVGGLPR; encoded by the coding sequence GTGGCCTTGTCCCCGGGCGCACGGCTGGGACCGTACGAAATCGTGTCGGCCCTCGGCGCGGGCGGCATGGGCGAGGTCTACCGCGCCCACGATGCGCGCCTGGGCCGCGACGTGGCCATCAAGGTGCTGCCGGCGGCGTTCGCCACCGACGCCGATCGCCTGCGGCGCTTCGATCAGGAAGCCCGCGCCGCCGCCGCGCTGAACCATCCGAACGTGCTGGCCGTGTTCGACGTGCACGCGACCGGCGATGCGCCGTACGTGGTGTCGGAACTGCTCGAAGGCGAGAACCTGCGCGAGGTCCTCTTCCGGGGGCCGCTGCCGCCGCGCCTGGCCGTGCCGCTCGCGGTGCAGATCGCGCGGGGCCTGGCCGCCGCACACCAGAAGGGCATCGTCCACCGCGACCTCAAGCCCGCCAACGTCTTCGTCACCACCGACGGCCGCGCCAAGATCCTCGACTTCGGCCTGGCGCGCGTGGCCGACGTCCGCAACGCCGACGCGGTCGTCACCACGCTGCCCGCGGCGCCGGCGACGAATCCCGGCGCCGTCCTCGGCACGGTCGGCTACATGTCGCCGGAGCAGGCCAGGGGCGAGCCGGCCGATGCCCGGTCCGACATCTTCGCGCTGGGCGTCGTCTGCTATGAGATGCTCGCCGGCCGGCGCACGTTCTCCGGCGGATCCGAGATCGAGGTGCTCTCGGCGATCCTCCGCGACGATCCGCCACAGCTCCCGGACGATCTCGTGCCCGCGCCGCTCGAGCGCATCGTCCGCCGCTGCCTCGAGAAGCAGCCGGCCCAGCGCTTCCAGTCGGCCTCCGACGTGGCGTTCGCGCTCGAATCGCTGTCGGGGGCCGGCGCCGGGACCCCGAGCGCGGCGGCGATTCCCGCGCCGGCCGTCGTCCCCCGCGCCTGGACGCCGGCCCGCGTCCCGCTGGCGCTCGGTGCGCTGCTCGTCGGCGCGATCGCCGGCGGCCTCGCGATGTGGGCGCTGGCCCCGGCGCCCGCGTCCGGGCCCGTCACCTACGAGGCCAAGACCTTCGATCGGCTGATGGTGACCAACGCGCGGTTCATGCCCGACGGGCAGACCATCGTCTACAGCGCGGCGACGCGCGGCTACGCGCCCGAGCTCTTCATGGTGAACCCGACCGCCGAGGCGCCGCAGCGGCTGGGGATCGCCGACGCGCACCTGTTGTCGGTGTCCTCGAAGGGGGAGCTGGCGCTCATCGTGAACGCCAGCCACGAACAGCAGCGGCTGTACTCCGGGACCTTCGCGCGCATGTCCCTCGGCAGCGCGCCGCGGGCCCTGCGGCAGGACGTCCGCGAGGCCGCGTTCGGCCCGGACGGCGAGTCGCTCGCCATCGTCCAGGTCCTGGGCAACGGCCGCGACCGGCTGGAGTACCCGATCGGGACCGCCCTGCACGAGGCCAGCGGCTACCTGAGCGATCCGCGCGTGTCGCCGGACGGCACGCGCGTGGCCTTCGTGGCGCATCCCTGGCTGTACGACGACCGCGGGACGGTGATGGTGGTGCCGCGGGGCGGCACGGCCACGGCGTTGACCGGCGAACTGTGGTCCGTCGAGGGGCTGGCCTGGTCGCCCGACGGTTCGCGCGTGGTGTTCTCGGGGAACCAGTCGGGCGGGTCGCTGATGGAGCCGATGACGGTGCCGGCCGATGGCGGCGCCCCCCCGCGCACGGTCCTGGGCGTCCCCGGGCGGCTGATCGTGCACGACATCGCGCCCGACGGCCGCTGGCTCGCCGTCCGCGAGGACCTCACGTTCGGCGTCCGGGCCCGCGTGCCGGGCAGCGACGAGGAGCGCGAGCTGTCGTGGCTGGGGTCGTCCGGGGCGCGATCGCTCTCGGCCGACGGCCGGACGCTGCTGATGGTCGACGTCGGCCCGCGCGGGGGCCGTGACTACGGGGTGGTGCTTCGCGCCACCGACGGCGCGTCCGATGGCGTGCGGCTCGGCACGGGCAGCGCCCAGCGCCTGTCACCCGATGGCGCCTGGGCCGCCGCCGTCATCGCCGATCCCGCCGAGATCGTGCTGTATCCCACGGGGCCTGGCGACGCGATCCGTCTCGGCAGGGACCGCTTCGCCACGATCGATTCCGTGGACTGGTTCCCCGACGCGCGCCGGCTCCTCGTCTGCGGTTCCGTCCCCGGGCAGGCCCCTCGCTGTTTCACCCAGGCGCTCGACGGCAGCGCCCCAACCCCGGTCACGGACGAAGGCGTGACCGCGTCACTCGCGCCCGACGGCGCCACGGCGATTCTCACCGCCGCCGACGGCACCACCTCCGTTTCGACCCTGGGTGGCACCGATGCCCGGCCGATCGCGGCGCTGACGCGCGCGGACCGCGTGGTGGGATGGACCCGGGACTGCCGCGCCGTCTTCGTGCAGCGGGGCTCCGCGGTGCCCGCCGCCGTCGAACGCGTGGAGCTGGCGACGGGCGCCCGCACCCAGGTCGCGGCGCTCCACCCTGAGGGCCTGGGGACGCTCGCCAGCCTGCTCGTGGCCGACTGGGTCGACGACGGCCGCTGGTACGCCTACAACTACACGATGGTGCCGTCGGTGCTGTTCGTCGTCGGCGGCCTCCCGCGCTAG
- a CDS encoding caspase family protein produces the protein MSGASPSPPFRRSIAVVIGIDQYATGIPALRTAVNDARRVGELLAAQHGYDVTTVVDAEATRARLVTLLREELPASVGPDDRVCFYFAGHGVAVDGDQGPNGYLLPADANRADAATFLHMPLVHDALVALPCRHMLVILDSCFSGAFRWSGTRAFTPLPEVIHQERYDRFVHDPAWQVITSASQDQEALDRLATGALGSRDGDGDHSPFAIALFEALEGQGDVVPRSGGDGVITATELYLYIEDRLQPASIEAGKRQTPCLWQLPKHEKGEFIFLAPGRDVSLPKAPPLTFDANPWKGLAAYDKTDAALFFGREAPIAALQAAIEAKPFVAVLGSSGTGKSSLVKAGVLPRLESDGRWQVLPVVRPGTSPIDAVAHAVATLAPGPVAGTPEAITAAVTGWCAAHPDTRLLLVVDQCEELVTMARAASARDTVTSLLAALLDRCSRQVAVVLTLRTDFEPQFDRSALGPRWRDGRFVVPPMSRADLKAVIEQPASAKVLYFDPPALVETLLDDVVNTPGGLPLLSFALSEMYVRYVTRRASDRALTRDDYDALGGVVGALRSRADAEYDALDASHRASMQRLMLRMVSGGAGSLVKRRVSDAELEYRDPAETARVEEVKKRLTAARLVVEGKETDGESYAEPAHDALVRSWARLIGWMHEVNADAVPLATRQKLATAALDWSRAVDSAAKKGLLWADSVRSAMLAPLVKGGSAAPWLNARERAFAERSVRGRRNARYASIAVTIAIAVLAVASLIFAAQARTAAQDAAAEAERAEFEKERAVRSLFSSLKLYMTSGWMGSVCAFGLCQDAPAGDGDDDAWFSIAQLPQTVENTSDLGYNESRDFIVAREYGQGHVLVYAHDGLVSDTEIPQENTGTGQGADNLVFAENALRWLDAVGPPTACAADTKIVYWEGTYTRQEDIEAVQGFIGRRGWHFVVTRPDTLEQNLACASVLWYSSDWTPPPDFATHHVPLIEQFVKDGGGLLVGGLGWSYWQEHPTAPSYAADELGKPFGFRFTHDAFVGDKDRPLPVLEPAAAPGTPATPATR, from the coding sequence ATGTCTGGCGCGTCCCCCTCACCGCCGTTCCGTCGTTCGATCGCGGTCGTCATCGGCATCGACCAGTACGCGACCGGCATCCCGGCCCTGAGGACCGCCGTGAACGACGCGCGTCGCGTCGGCGAGCTCCTGGCCGCCCAGCACGGCTACGACGTCACCACCGTCGTGGACGCCGAGGCCACGCGCGCGCGCCTCGTCACGCTCCTGCGGGAGGAGCTGCCGGCCTCCGTCGGTCCAGACGACCGCGTGTGCTTCTACTTCGCGGGCCACGGCGTGGCCGTGGACGGCGACCAGGGGCCGAACGGCTACCTGCTGCCCGCGGACGCCAACCGTGCCGACGCCGCGACGTTCCTGCACATGCCGCTCGTGCACGACGCGCTCGTGGCCCTGCCGTGCCGGCACATGCTCGTCATCCTCGACTCGTGCTTCTCGGGCGCCTTTCGCTGGAGCGGCACCCGCGCCTTCACGCCCCTGCCGGAGGTGATCCACCAGGAGCGCTACGACCGGTTCGTCCACGATCCGGCGTGGCAGGTCATCACGTCGGCTTCGCAGGACCAGGAGGCGCTCGATCGCCTGGCGACGGGCGCGCTCGGCAGCCGCGACGGGGACGGCGACCACTCGCCATTCGCCATCGCGCTCTTCGAGGCGCTGGAAGGCCAGGGCGACGTGGTACCGCGGTCGGGCGGCGACGGCGTCATCACCGCCACCGAGCTCTACCTCTACATCGAGGACCGCCTGCAGCCGGCCAGCATCGAGGCCGGGAAGCGCCAGACGCCGTGCCTGTGGCAGCTCCCCAAGCACGAGAAGGGCGAGTTCATCTTCCTGGCGCCCGGCCGCGACGTGTCCCTGCCCAAGGCGCCGCCGCTCACCTTCGACGCCAACCCGTGGAAGGGCCTCGCCGCCTACGACAAGACGGATGCGGCGCTCTTCTTCGGCCGAGAGGCGCCCATCGCGGCGCTCCAGGCCGCCATCGAGGCCAAGCCCTTCGTCGCCGTGCTCGGCTCGTCGGGGACCGGCAAGTCGAGCCTGGTCAAGGCCGGCGTCCTCCCACGGCTGGAATCGGACGGCCGGTGGCAGGTCCTGCCGGTGGTCCGGCCCGGCACGTCGCCCATCGACGCCGTCGCCCATGCCGTCGCGACACTGGCCCCGGGTCCAGTGGCCGGCACCCCGGAAGCCATCACGGCCGCGGTGACCGGCTGGTGCGCGGCCCATCCCGACACGCGGCTGCTGCTCGTCGTGGACCAGTGCGAGGAACTCGTCACGATGGCCCGGGCCGCCTCGGCGCGCGACACGGTCACCTCGCTCCTGGCCGCGCTCCTGGATCGGTGCTCGCGGCAGGTGGCCGTGGTCCTCACGCTCCGCACCGACTTCGAACCGCAGTTCGATCGGTCGGCGCTGGGCCCGCGCTGGCGTGACGGGCGATTCGTGGTGCCGCCCATGAGCCGCGCCGATCTCAAGGCCGTCATCGAGCAGCCCGCGTCCGCCAAGGTCCTCTATTTCGATCCGCCGGCCCTGGTGGAGACGCTGCTCGACGACGTCGTCAATACGCCGGGCGGACTGCCGCTGCTGTCCTTCGCGCTGAGCGAGATGTACGTCCGCTACGTGACCCGCCGGGCCAGCGACCGCGCCCTCACGCGCGACGACTACGACGCGCTCGGGGGCGTCGTGGGCGCCCTCAGGTCGCGCGCCGACGCCGAGTACGACGCCCTCGACGCGTCCCATCGGGCGTCGATGCAGCGGCTCATGCTGCGCATGGTCAGCGGCGGCGCCGGGAGCCTCGTGAAGCGGCGCGTCAGCGACGCCGAGCTGGAGTACCGCGATCCAGCCGAGACGGCGAGGGTCGAGGAGGTGAAGAAGCGGCTCACCGCCGCCCGCCTCGTGGTGGAGGGCAAGGAGACCGACGGCGAGAGCTACGCCGAGCCCGCCCACGATGCGCTCGTCCGGAGCTGGGCGCGCCTCATCGGCTGGATGCACGAGGTGAACGCCGACGCGGTGCCGCTGGCCACGCGCCAGAAGCTGGCGACGGCGGCGCTCGACTGGTCCCGCGCCGTGGATTCGGCCGCCAAGAAGGGGCTGCTCTGGGCCGACAGCGTCCGGAGCGCCATGCTCGCGCCGCTCGTGAAGGGCGGAAGCGCCGCGCCCTGGCTCAACGCCCGGGAGCGCGCCTTCGCCGAGCGGAGCGTGCGCGGACGCCGCAACGCCCGCTACGCGTCCATCGCCGTGACGATCGCCATCGCGGTCCTGGCCGTGGCCAGCCTGATCTTCGCCGCGCAGGCGCGGACGGCGGCGCAGGATGCGGCCGCCGAGGCCGAGCGCGCGGAGTTCGAGAAGGAGCGGGCCGTGCGCAGCCTCTTCTCGTCGCTGAAGCTCTACATGACGAGCGGCTGGATGGGCAGCGTCTGCGCGTTCGGCCTCTGCCAGGACGCGCCCGCCGGCGACGGCGACGACGACGCGTGGTTCTCGATCGCGCAGCTGCCGCAGACGGTCGAGAACACGTCGGACCTCGGGTACAACGAGTCGCGCGACTTCATCGTCGCCCGCGAGTACGGCCAGGGCCACGTGCTCGTGTACGCCCACGACGGCCTGGTCAGCGACACGGAGATCCCGCAGGAGAACACCGGGACCGGACAGGGCGCCGACAACCTCGTGTTCGCCGAGAACGCCCTCCGGTGGCTGGATGCCGTGGGCCCGCCGACGGCCTGCGCCGCCGACACCAAGATCGTCTACTGGGAAGGCACCTACACCCGCCAGGAGGACATCGAGGCCGTCCAGGGCTTCATCGGCCGCCGCGGCTGGCACTTCGTGGTCACGCGGCCAGACACCCTCGAACAGAACCTCGCGTGCGCCTCGGTGCTCTGGTACTCCAGCGACTGGACGCCCCCGCCCGACTTCGCCACGCACCACGTCCCGCTCATCGAGCAGTTCGTGAAGGACGGCGGCGGCCTGCTGGTGGGCGGGCTCGGCTGGTCGTACTGGCAGGAGCACCCGACGGCTCCCTCGTATGCCGCCGACGAGCTCGGCAAGCCGTTCGGCTTCCGCTTCACGCACGACGCGTTCGTCGGCGACAAGGATCGGCCCCTGCCGGTGCTGGAGCCCGCGGCGGCCCCGGGAACGCCGGCGACGCCCGCCACGCGCTGA